From a region of the Triticum aestivum cultivar Chinese Spring chromosome 7D, IWGSC CS RefSeq v2.1, whole genome shotgun sequence genome:
- the LOC123165865 gene encoding uncharacterized protein, with protein MLWQKLKVKKAIEKGNTDGAQIYSENAICKRTEHMNYLRLASRIAPYAHDTRVPWGYNSSRTTMTTPLLPVLKVVVCKAPRCMVLASDERRRFDIGYANHH; from the exons ATGTTGTGGCAGAAGCTCAAGGTGAAGAAGGCCATCGAGAAGGGCAACACCGACGGTGCCCAGATCTATTCAGAGAACGCCATCTGCAAGCGCACTGAGCACATGAACTACCTCCGCCTCGCCTCCCGCATCGCCCCATATGCCCATGA CACAAGGGTTCCATGGGGATACAACAGCAGCAGGACGACCATGACTACACCCTTGCTGCCAG TCTTGAAGGTGGTCGTATGCAAGGCACCAAGGTGCATGGTGCTCGCAAGCGATGAACGGAGGCGGTTCGACATCGGCTACGCAAACCACCATT ga